In a single window of the Streptomyces sp. CGMCC 4.7035 genome:
- a CDS encoding biotin--[acetyl-CoA-carboxylase] ligase — protein MMPPDEQGNPPNGPREPRSDRWSDLDRPPLNAAALRRALVREGGLWSGVEVVQRTGSTNTDLVALAAAGKAAEGTVLVAEEQNAGRGRLDRSWTAPARSGLFFSVLLRPAEVPIARWGWLPLLTGVAVATGLARAAGVNTALKWPNDLLVTVGDEERKAGGILAERAGEDAVVIGIGLNVTLREDELPVPTAASLALAGARTTDRDTLLRAVLRSLEDWYGRWRAAGGDPAASGLQDTYAAGCATLGRLVRAELPGDRSITGEAVAIDGDGRLVLATEEGVQEPVGAGDIVHLRPA, from the coding sequence ATGATGCCGCCGGATGAACAAGGTAACCCGCCCAACGGGCCTCGTGAGCCGAGGTCGGATCGCTGGTCCGACCTCGACCGCCCGCCCCTGAACGCCGCCGCGCTGCGCCGGGCGCTGGTGCGGGAGGGCGGGCTGTGGTCCGGGGTCGAGGTGGTCCAGCGCACCGGGTCCACCAACACCGACCTCGTCGCCCTCGCCGCCGCCGGCAAGGCCGCCGAGGGCACCGTCCTGGTCGCCGAGGAGCAGAACGCCGGCCGTGGACGGCTCGACCGAAGCTGGACGGCCCCGGCCCGCTCCGGCCTGTTCTTCTCGGTCCTGCTCAGGCCGGCCGAGGTGCCGATCGCCCGCTGGGGCTGGTTGCCGCTGCTCACCGGGGTCGCGGTCGCGACCGGGCTCGCGCGGGCCGCAGGCGTGAACACGGCACTCAAGTGGCCCAACGACCTGCTGGTCACTGTCGGTGACGAGGAGCGCAAGGCCGGCGGGATCCTCGCCGAGCGCGCGGGCGAGGACGCGGTCGTGATCGGCATCGGCCTCAACGTCACGCTCCGCGAGGACGAGCTGCCGGTGCCCACGGCGGCATCCCTGGCCCTCGCGGGCGCCCGCACCACGGACCGTGACACGCTGCTGCGGGCGGTGCTGCGCTCGCTGGAGGACTGGTACGGCCGGTGGCGTGCCGCGGGCGGAGACCCGGCGGCGAGCGGCCTCCAGGACACGTATGCGGCGGGCTGCGCCACGCTCGGCCGGCTCGTACGGGCCGAACTGCCCGGCGACCGGTCCATCACCGGCGAGGCGGTGGCGATCGACGGCGACGGACGGCTCGTGCTGGCGACGGAGGAGGGCGTGCAGGAGCCGGTGGGCGCGGGGGACATCGTTCACCTGCGGCCGGCGTGA
- a CDS encoding adenylate/guanylate cyclase domain-containing protein: MTVDDTGSGTGEHPAPDGEPERDAHAESDEDPLALRLEQLILGAERRYTPFQAARSAGVSMELASRFWRAMGFADIGQAKALTEADVLALRRLAGLVEAGLLSEAMAVQVARSTGQTTARLAEWQIDSFLEGLTEPPEPGMTRTEVTYPLVELLLPELEEFIVYVWRRQLAAATGRVVQAADDEEMVDRRLVVGFADLVGFTRLTRRMEEEELGELVEAFETTAADLVAAHGGRLIKTLGDEVLFAADDAGTAAEIALRLIETMANDETMPELRVGIAFGTVTTRMGDVFGTTVNLASRLTSIAPRDAVLVDGAFAEELIRMGEAPASETEAAEAAATAEKEGEEPPTYRFALQPMWQRPVRGLGVIEPWLLARRDGTP, from the coding sequence GTGACCGTCGACGACACGGGCTCGGGCACGGGCGAACACCCCGCCCCCGACGGTGAGCCGGAGCGGGACGCACACGCCGAGTCCGACGAGGACCCCCTCGCGCTCCGTCTCGAACAGCTCATCCTGGGGGCAGAGCGCCGCTACACCCCCTTCCAGGCGGCGCGCAGCGCGGGCGTCTCCATGGAACTGGCCTCGCGCTTCTGGCGGGCGATGGGCTTCGCCGACATCGGGCAGGCCAAAGCGCTCACGGAGGCGGATGTCCTGGCCCTGCGTCGGCTCGCCGGTCTGGTCGAGGCGGGCCTGCTGAGCGAGGCGATGGCGGTGCAGGTGGCGCGCTCGACCGGGCAGACCACCGCCCGTCTGGCCGAGTGGCAGATCGACTCCTTCCTGGAGGGCCTCACCGAGCCCCCCGAGCCCGGCATGACCCGCACCGAGGTGACATACCCCCTGGTCGAGCTGCTTCTGCCGGAGCTGGAGGAGTTCATCGTCTATGTCTGGCGGCGTCAGCTCGCCGCCGCGACCGGCCGGGTCGTCCAGGCCGCGGACGACGAGGAGATGGTCGACCGCCGCCTTGTGGTCGGCTTCGCGGACCTTGTGGGCTTCACACGCCTGACGCGCCGCATGGAGGAGGAGGAACTCGGCGAACTCGTCGAGGCGTTCGAGACGACCGCGGCCGACCTGGTCGCCGCGCACGGCGGGCGGCTCATCAAGACGCTGGGCGACGAGGTGCTGTTCGCGGCGGACGATGCCGGTACGGCCGCGGAGATCGCCCTCCGCCTCATCGAGACGATGGCGAACGACGAGACCATGCCGGAGCTGCGCGTGGGCATCGCCTTCGGCACGGTGACCACTCGCATGGGCGATGTCTTCGGTACGACGGTGAACCTGGCGAGCAGGCTCACCTCGATAGCTCCCCGGGACGCGGTCCTGGTCGACGGCGCCTTCGCGGAGGAGCTGATCCGCATGGGCGAGGCGCCCGCCTCCGAGACGGAGGCCGCCGAGGCCGCGGCCACGGCGGAGAAGGAGGGCGAGGAGCCGCCGACCTACCGCTTCGCGCTCCAGCCGATGTGGCAGCGCCCCGTGCGCGGCCTCGGCGTGATCGAACCGTGGCTGCTGGCGCGACGGGACGGGACGCCGTAG